The Saccharolobus shibatae B12 genomic interval ATAAGTGTTTTTAACAAATTAACTAGAGAATTTTCCAAATTTAGTAAATCTTCAGGGAACAAGAGGACAAGTAGTGATCTGAACTCTTCCCTTCCCACCACACTCTTAAATACGGTGTACAAGGAGTAAAAGGCCATCAATACGAAGATCAACATGCGGAAGACGAACTTAGCGGAACTAGTGAAGGGAAGGAAAGCCTTGATGTTCCTGTAAGAGGTCTCTATGGGACTCCTTACCTTATTATACAACTTCAACACCTCCTTCTTCGGTAGGTCAAGATTAGTCGCCCTAGCGAAGTAAACAACCTTCTCCTTTTTCCTCTTGATTTTCTCCCTGCGATACACGATCAGCCTGAACTTAACCTGCTCGTCCTTCTTATGCCTCTTACTATTTGTCATGTACTCCCCATCAAACTCCTCATAGACCTTCACGTCCCCAACGGGGACACCAATTATATAATTGAACTGCGAAATGAAGTTGAGCACATCAACTGTGTAGAAACCCGCATCAAGAACTATTAACCTTATCTTGAATCCCATTGCAACAACTTGCTCCACGAGGATCTTCACGATATCATCCTTGGTCATCCCGTTCACATGTGTGACGAAAGCCAGTAGGAGTACTTTCCCATCATGTTTAGTCGTCACAGTGGCGTAGTTCCATGAGTTTCCCTTTTCCGAGCTTCCGAGTCCTTCCACCGGTTTCCCGTACCAAGTTTTGGTGGTCCAGTCTATTGAAATGTCTATTTCCTTCTCTCCCTTTAGCGTCTCCAAGGATATTTTCCTCACTTGTTCCAAGAGTTTCTCAACTACTTCTACACCTTGCTCCTCCGCGTAGTTCCTCACGGTTTGTGGTGATACGTTGTATGCGCTTGACTTGTTTTCTATGGAGTCGTTCCATAAACACGC includes:
- a CDS encoding ISH3 family transposase, yielding MITPCLPHQNNIQQIGYKLLSMLDFQGKKAENVEKTLVSACLWNDSIENKSSAYNVSPQTVRNYAEEQGVEVVEKLLEQVRKISLETLKGEKEIDISIDWTTKTWYGKPVEGLGSSEKGNSWNYATVTTKHDGKVLLLAFVTHVNGMTKDDIVKILVEQVVAMGFKIRLIVLDAGFYTVDVLNFISQFNYIIGVPVGDVKVYEEFDGEYMTNSKRHKKDEQVKFRLIVYRREKIKRKKEKVVYFARATNLDLPKKEVLKLYNKVRSPIETSYRNIKAFLPFTSSAKFVFRMLIFVLMAFYSLYTVFKSVVGREEFRSLLVLLFPEDLLNLENSLVNLLKTLINTIDLFLRR